DNA sequence from the Manihot esculenta cultivar AM560-2 chromosome 11, M.esculenta_v8, whole genome shotgun sequence genome:
atcttatttaatttattttatttttaaatttttttcaaacatcttttaatatataatacgaatataattaaaaattaataaaaaaattatattctttaaaatgtatgaaaataaaataaataaaaattataaaactgaCAGAATAcaattgtttttaaaaaaactgACAGAATAAATGGGAACAATTATGGAATCTTCAAAAGATTTAGCTTAAACTTCAAGCTTAAAAgactgatatatatatatatatatatatatatatatatatattcaaaaagATTTAACTTAAACATGAAGCTCAATAAAAAGacctgttatatatatataaataattatatttttacttttatattattttataaatattaaataaaagtaataaatgATTCTAAATAATTAGCCAcgtaatttaaatagtttaggAAATGACAAtaaacaaattttaattaaagaaataaattaaataaaaattatataaaatttaattaaattttatgtatataattAAACTGCAATCATAAATTTAATCTATTATAAATGTATCTGAAATATCTGAAGTTTCAATTCGACTCCAATCCTccatttcatttcaaaaaaaaaaaatcctactgGACTCTATATCATTCTAATTCATGAACCAAACACTGTGTTactgtattttataattttttggcCAAAATAGGCGCTCCCTGCGTTATTTAAGACGCACCACCAGCTTTGTGGAATAACGCATTCCAGCAAGATGGATAGATCACTATCCAGTGGCCCAGAATCAGAAATATCAATCTCCGGTGCTGGAAAAAGATCAGGCAGCTGGGTCACCTTCCCTTTTATTATAGGTAGTTTAGTTTGGCCTGCAAGCTCTTCTTTTTCTCAAGCTTATGTCTTCCTTGAGTTTTGATCCATTGAATGTGTTCTTTTTGCTTTCAAGCAGGGACTTTTAGCTGCTTGACACTTGCTGGTGCAGGATGGTTATTCAACATCATTGTCTATCTTATTAAGGAATTCAACGTAAAGAGCATTGACGCTGCTCAAATTTCCAACGTCGTTAACGGTGGCTCCAATTTAGTTCCCTTAGTCGCCGCCATTGTTGCCGACTCTTTCCTGGGCTCTTTCTCTGTCGTCGCAGTATCTTCCTGCGTCTCCTTTGTGGTAATTTTTCTCTGTCAACATGTTATTCCCTTAAAACCTGTTTGGTATTGAGTTTAGAGAACAAAAAAGCGATTTTCagaaaaaatatcattttaaatgcgataaaagaagaaaaaaaattgttattttaatgTTGTTATAGTTAAATTAtgtcaaaaataaatttcaattattttttaatattatttaaataatatttttaagaaagtgAACGTTTTAGCAGCAACGCCAAACAGACTCCTAATATGTCTCTTTGCAAATTTAGGGCTTGGTGCTCTTGGCCTCAACTGCACTAGTCGACTCCCTGAGGCCTAAGCCGTGCGAAGATGGATCGAGCCCGTGCCAAACCCCAtcaaaactccaatatgcaATCCTGTATGGTGCCTTTGTTCTGGCATCCATTGGCATGGGAGGATCAAGATACACTTTGGCAACAATGGGCGCTAACCAATTTGATAATCCAAAAGCTCAGGGAATTTTCTTCAACTGGTTTTTCTTCATGTTCTACTTAGTTTCTCTTATTAGTGCCACGGCCATCGTCTATATAGAGGATAATGTTGGCTGGGGATTGGGGCTGGGACTATGTGTTGCTGCTAATTTCATTGGAATAGTCATTTTTCTGGTGGGAACACGTTTCTATCGACGTGATAAGCCTCAAGGAAGCCCTTTCACAAGCTTAGCCCGTGTAGTTGTTGCTGCTATACAAAAGAGGAAGGTCTTGTTGTCTTCCAGAAATGAGGACTATTACTATGACCATGATACCAAGCCGAAGGAGCTTGCTGCTCCAATGTCAAAGAGTTTCAGGTATGGAATTGAACCGTATAATTACTTCATTTTACTTATTTTGTTTTATAACTATTGATTACAGTGGATTGCAATAGTTAATATTCAATCGTTATAATgattgtattgaataataacCCCTCAGTCTTCAGCTTCCTTAGAGAGCAATCTACCAATTCCTGTAGGAATCTTGTGAGCCTAAGTGCTCCACCAACCTAGTTTATGAGAGCAATGATTTTGGTTATGGACCAGCCTGCAGGAACATACTTTATGTGGTAGGTAATGGAATAGAGAATGATTCTTACCTATTCTACAGTGTAATAATAATGAATACTCTACTATAGAATATGAATATATTGAATTGATATAAAGCATATTTCTTTAAAGTCATTTGGGGGAGGGAATGATTACTGAATGAGAAATATGGGGCCAAATGTGTACTATCTTAAGTGGATTATGGGCAGGTATATGACTCCACAAAACCACAGGGGATTGATGAATCTCTAGAATTTGGCAATTACTTGAAAGAAAGTCAAAAGCTTCAAAGATAAATACAGTATCAGTAGCAGTGACCAACTGCTAGTGGGACAATGAGTTGGGATATGACAACTCATGTTTCCTGCTGTTCTCAACATTAGGGCTGAATATATAGTATTATCATGatagaatttattaattatataacaaTCAGAGATTAAGACATGGGTTTACTCTTACAAATTAATCAGGTTCTTCAACCGAGCAGCACTCAAATCTGAAGGAGACATCAAGCCAGATGGCTCCATTGCAAAACCATGGAGACTATGCACAGTTTCACAGGTAGAAGATTTCAAAACCCTTATCAGAATTTTCCCAATATGGTCCACCAGTATATTTCTAGGCACTCCAATCGCCATGCAAAGTGGCTTGAACGTCCTCCAAGCTCTAACAATGGACCGTCACCTCGGCCAACATTTCCAAATCCCAGCCGGCTCGTTTGCAGTCGTAGTTTTACTCAGTGCATCAATTTTTCTCTCCATAATTGATCGGTTTCTCTTTCCACTGTGGCTCAACATGACTCACAAATCCCCAACGCCATTCCAAAGAATAGGCGTCGGTCATATACTAAATGTGCTGGCCATGGCTGTATCAGCTTCGTTGGAGTCGAGCCGGCTCCGACTAGCGCACCACCATAACCAAGCCAGTTCCGTCGTGCCAATGTCAGCCTTGTGGTTGTTTCCACAGCTGATTTTGATTGGCATTGGAGAAGCATTTCATTTTCCTGGACAAGTGGCTTTGTATTACCAAGAATTTCCAACTTCATTGCGCAGTACAGCAACTGCTATGATTTCATTGATTATTGGGATTTCATTCTATTTAAGTACAGCTTTGATTGATCTTATTAGAAAGGTGACAGGTTGGTTACCTGATAATATAAATGACGGAAGGCTAGATAATGTTTATTGGGTGATGGTGGGAATTGGGGTGCTCAACTTTGGTTATTTTCTAGGTTGTGCTAAGTTGTACAAGTACCAGAATGTTGAAAAGGTAGCAGATGAGAGTTCTTCAAGTTCTGATAAGTGAAGATGACAATATTTAGATATAGATTTGTGcgcataaatttaatatataagtatTGTGTGTAGTATAAGTATGCTTAGTTTACTCTTCCTAGAAATTTTTGTGCAATATCAGTCGATGTATTTTCGTGCTTAgatgtataatttattatttattagaaaattaaaaaatacagtaGAAATAgccattaaataaattattattattattattattaattaaaaacaaccaactaaaaattttattggtatataAATTATGTGATACATATTTAGTATCTTATTCGGTCAAGTAGTTATCTCACATGATAAATTCAAAATCGATATCCATGtcccaattaaaaaaaaaaatcatttgatAAAAGAATTATAGAAGAATTACTATATGTGGTCAATAAGAAATTGGAGCACGTGGAAATTTTGGAAATTTCTAACTGGAGAGATACAGAATGCGATCTAGCTTTTTCACTAGCTTCAGGGAGTTTCAATTTCAGCAATATGTATCGTTGAGCTTGAATTTGGTATTTGAACACGGTTTTAATTGGGAGAATTCATTCGATATAATTAGTGGGTTGGCAATATATTCATTCTGATAATTAATCATAATACAGAATATATTCATTCAATCTCAGGaggtcaaaagaaaaaaaaaaaagcaaagcaTCCATTGTAAGAAATGTACATTTGGTTTCTCATTACTGACACAACAAAAAGAATTAAAGAAATCCTATAATGTCTCTGTCTAAAATGTAACAGTGGCAAAGCATTGTTGCTCGAAGTTTTCTAATGGTTGGTCACATTGTTATTCACAAAAGAATTATCAGCTGAAATATCTTCTCAATTGGAATAGAGTCCAGGGCTAAATATTGCACATTCTAATGATGAAATCTTTCGATTACTTGGCTGAAATCCTGGCTCCTCAGTTCGAATTGGAAGATGGGATATTGGAGTTCGTGAATTTTGTACAGTCAAATGGTCCTACCCCTTGGTTATTTTTCCGTTTAACCTGAAAAGCACATAAATCCTAGATGTCAGGCCAAATTGGAAACAGAGATGATTTTCGTTTGCAAGAAAAAGCGTTTTGTTATTTGCTAAGTAGATGATTTTCATTTCCTTCACGAAACAACCCTCATAAAGCGCAGGGCAGTTACACAAGAGCAAGACAGGCTATGGTACTAATTGATATGCATAGTTATGTACACAATATTTATTATAAGAGGAaagtttattatttagtccataTGGTATAAGAAAATTTCATATCTATATGGTATAAAAAAACTAtcaattttgtaaaatatttattaattagatcTCCGCATTGAgagtattttaaactttttaaaactttaagaatattttaatgaatttttcaaaaaGGAAAGACTAACTAATGGATTTCTTGGTACCACAAGAATCAAATAGTAATTTTCCCACCTTAAAAACTACAATGGTCAGGCTTATAGAAGTGATTGTCTAGGATGTAGGACCTTACCGGGGACCAAGGACCAGGTTCAGGTAAAGACTTGTCCTGGGGTGAATTTTGTACAGCGCCACCTTTCATCATTAGAATTTCCTGCAGAACACTTATGAGTTAGATCATAGTACGCGTTACCTTCTAAAATTTCTATACCAGAGTGGGACTCTAGTACCTCTCCAGCAGCTTCAAAGGCAGCTAACCATTCATCAGAAAAAGGAACAGCATTTTGTGGAGGTCTTATTACAAGTGCCTCTTGCCTCTTGTCATTCCCAGATTTCTTTCTGCCATCATCATATGGTCcgatgattaattttaaaatacataatGTTCTTATTCTGAAAAAATCTATGGTTAAACTGCAAGTGCATAAACAATTGAAAAGAGGAAACAAGGACTCAATCCATGCACAAATAAGAGTTGGGTTAGATGCTTACAGAGAGAGTGTTGCTTCCTTGACTACTTCTGAGGACACAGCACCGTTGCCTTTGTAGATCGCAATTTCAGCTTCCACAGGCAAATTATTACCCTCTACTAAATTGACTTCTGCATCCTGCCGGGTACTTCCATCTAATGTCTTATTAGAGTCAGAAGTATCCACTGCCCCTGCCACTGCCTTACGGTCTTCATTTTTCTTGGAGGATGAATCGAAATTCCAAGGATGTGCTTGATTGTCAAGTTCATTTCTGCACTTACAATCTGCAAACCATCTGATATTTTCCATTGATGGAAGCTCGGAGTTATTATCCATATTAAAACCAGCATCATGCATCACAGGGTTCGTTTGAATGTCAGTATCAAAACTTGTTGATGCAGCTGGTAAACTGTCGCATTGCTCTAAAACAGTGCCTGAAATATTCTCCCGTGTATCTTCCTCCTGAGATTCAACAGTATTCACAAGCAACAAGTTGTCACCTGAACACAATCCATTATTTTCCGAAGGAACTTCTTCAATCATAACATCAAGATTTTGAAGCTCAGGACATTGTTTAGGCTGTCTACTGATATCATCAACCATCAGCGAAGATTTCTCAACAGTCAGTGAGGTACTAGCATTGCTGTTGTAGCTATCCACTGTCAAATTATTATCTAAATGCTGTGGTACTGCATCTTCAATAAGTCTGTCCTTAATCATATCATCAACTCCAGCATGTTCAGCTTCCCTGATTTCACATTGGTGTAGACTCTGAGGAATTTCAGATACACTTCCACCCACTGCACTGATGCCTCCAAAGGATCTGTTATCATCATTCGAAAGATTATCATCACGCGCCTCTCGACTCTGACTCCCCTGTTCAGCTTCATGAGCACAAGAAGCTATCAGCTTAAATTGGTCAACAGACTCTTCTTTCACATCGTGCATACCATTAAAGCAATCATTGTGCAGTATGGAAGAATCACTTTCTCTATAACAAGCTTCATTAGCTGGCTGTAAATCAGTGATGGTAGTGAAATTTTTCGTTGAGGAATCCAACTGTTTGTCAAGGACAAATTCATGCTCATTCGTATCGTTTATTCTAGAAGAAACTTCAACTAGGATGGCAGAGCTAATTTGGGATGTGATGCGTGAACAAAAATTATTCACCTTAACACCACCAGTGATGACTGCACCAATCATATCGCCCTTGCCCATCCTTTCCGCTGTCGCGTTAGCTTCACCACTAAGCTCAATGTCACGCCTAAAATTTTCAACCACAGGCTCAATGTTTACAGAAGCTGTTAAATCATTTTCAATATGTATGCATGCAACCTTTCCAGCTCCATCAAGACCAGAATCATGGTTTACAGGAGATGTTGAAAAAAGAACATCGGAGCTTCCCAATTCACCTTCACAAGCACTAGTTCTTGATTCATCAGATTCAAAACTCTGAAGGACATCTTTCTCCTGGTCCTCTTCAATGCCTTTTCCAGGCAATAAGCAACTGATAGAAAGTGGTCTGCTATTATACTGAGACGATGGTTCTGTTACAAGACAGGGATTTAGAAGCTCCGCTTGTTCTGCTGATTTTGCACTTGGATAATCAATAATCAAGTTTGAGTTATCCACTGTTAAAGTGCTCAATGAAACCTTGCCACTTTTAACCAACATATTACCCTCCACACACAGGATTTGTGCATCTCCCACATGCAACTCCCTATTCAAGTAATTAATTCCAGTAGTGCCCTCTTTTGTGGATTCTAAATATGTAATGTGAGATTGACAATATTCTGTTGCACCACACTCTTGGACTTTTAGACTAGCATCTGCAGCCTTTGAACTATCATGTTTGTTAATATCTTCTGAAGCTCTGCTGTGCTCAAACAAAACACCATTGAGCCTCTGGCTCTCCACATTAGAAATGAAATCAGTTTGGCAGCTGTCAGGCTTCATCAGCTCATCTTGTTGGGGACTCTGCTCCTTGGCTTCATGCACTCTTGAAGAAGCCCCACCCCAGTTATTTTTCCCCCCTGCAGACTGAGACTCTGAACAGAAACTATGTTCCTTTGTAGTGGGATTGTACTGCCTGTCTTCCACATTTTGGTTAACTGTTGTACTATTTGCCTCAGGACCTTCAACTTCCATTGGGAGGCTGGGAGAGGATGTAGAATGGGGATACTCTAGACCAGAAACATTAGTGTCTCTAGTTCTGACGCAAGCATTAATAACACTCCTGACATCATCTTGTTCCAATTGTTCACATGGAACATTTTGAAGAGGCAACTTATTATCGTTGCTCTGCTGTGCCATTTGCTCCACGGAAGAGATCTTCAGAATTTTACATGGTTCTGCAAGATCTAGAGATTGGTTGACTGCTGTATTATTTGCCTCAGGGCCTTCAACTTCCATTGGAAGGCTGTGAGAGGATGTAGAATGGGGATACTCTAGACCAGAACCATTTGTGTCTCTAGTTCCGACGCAAGCATTAATAACACTCCTGACATCATCTTGTTCCAATTGTTCACATGGAACATTTTGAAAAGGCAACTTATTATCGTTGCTCTGCTGTGCCACATGCTCCACGGAAGAGATCTTCAGAATTTTATATGGTTCTGCAAGATCTAGAGATTGTGTATCAGCATCACCACAAATATCATGCGGCTGTCGCTTACAATTTGTTGAACTCTCAGAGTTAAGTTGCACCTGCAATGTCACCTTCTGTATACTGTTCAATTCTTTGCTAGGTTTTATCTTTCCACACAAGGCAGCATTCACAGAAGATGAGGATGCTGTACTTGAGCATGAAGGTATATTCCTGGATGGTCGGGGGGGCTTTTGATGAATAGAATTTATGGCACCAACTTTGCTTTTATTAGGAATATTAGAATCAGGGAGATTGCATTGCGTACTTCTCTGTAGCAGGCTATGCGAACCAGAAGATTTTGACTGCAAAGTAATTTCCGCAAATGAGAAACATGGCATCTCTAATAGTGCAAGTAGGAATGTATGATCTGATCAAACATTTTGAAACACAAAGTATTTCTGTTGGtgcattaattatttaatttctgataATCAGCGCACCTGACCAAAAAATCCCAGTGATGGTGATGGCATTCGCAAGCCTGATGGTTTCGCTGGTTGGGGTTGTGTAGATTGCATGTTTCCACCATTAAAGCAACCaatttgagagaaagaaaatgcaATTTTGCTGGCATTGCTATCATGGCCTTTTGCTGGACAAACAACAGAGGGAACTACTGAAACTGGAACTACTTCTGAACTACTATTCAATTGGCTACCCTGGGGAAGCTGTACTTTGGATGACATATCTATTACTGGCCCTGAGACCTTTACCTTTGAAAGAGATATGAGAAAGCAATAGCACAGTTATCAGATAATAAGAAAACACTAATGTTCTACAAAATCTGTCGGTCTGGTTGAATCCTACAAATTTCTTCTAAGTTTAATTAACATGACTGTAACTTCTAGAGTTTGAGGTTCGCACCACATTTCTTCTTGTCTGATGAGCTGTGGATTTTATGATTGATTTTCCAGCAGGAGCAGACTGTGCACTATTTTTGACAGTTTTTGTATTTGTTGAAGTGTCCTTCAACCCAATATTTTTCTGCGCATTAACTGCAAAATGTAACaaatacaaatttaaatatcaatttGACTTGATGCAAGAGTGAAATCTGATTGAAAAGAATCATAAGTGGAGCTGGTCTTTGAAATCTGATGCAGATGAGAAACTGAATCCAGAAGATACATTAAGAACATAATATTTCATATCACTGGGAACTGAATAGACAAAAATATACATTTATCACCTGGCTGAGAAATATAATTTCTCTTAGAGTGGCTGACATTAGTTGCAGAACTTCTAGAAGTTGTTGAAACAACTGAAGGATCAGGCTTTGGACCCAGCAGTTTTGAAACTCTTGAGGTTTTAGTTGCCACTTTTGTTGTGTTCGCTTTTGGAGTTCAAAGAAGTTAAGGGCAAGTTTTCCATTAAGCAAATAGAATAACAAAGAAGAACATTCCTAAGAAACATAAACAAACCATCAAACATACTATTTTAGCATAAAATGATTCTTAAAGGATATTGTGATGAAGCCACTTGTCGTGGGCAGCCATTACGCTTAGAAGCACT
Encoded proteins:
- the LOC110626166 gene encoding protein NRT1/ PTR FAMILY 2.7, translating into MDRSLSSGPESEISISGAGKRSGSWVTFPFIIGTFSCLTLAGAGWLFNIIVYLIKEFNVKSIDAAQISNVVNGGSNLVPLVAAIVADSFLGSFSVVAVSSCVSFVGLVLLASTALVDSLRPKPCEDGSSPCQTPSKLQYAILYGAFVLASIGMGGSRYTLATMGANQFDNPKAQGIFFNWFFFMFYLVSLISATAIVYIEDNVGWGLGLGLCVAANFIGIVIFLVGTRFYRRDKPQGSPFTSLARVVVAAIQKRKVLLSSRNEDYYYDHDTKPKELAAPMSKSFRFFNRAALKSEGDIKPDGSIAKPWRLCTVSQVEDFKTLIRIFPIWSTSIFLGTPIAMQSGLNVLQALTMDRHLGQHFQIPAGSFAVVVLLSASIFLSIIDRFLFPLWLNMTHKSPTPFQRIGVGHILNVLAMAVSASLESSRLRLAHHHNQASSVVPMSALWLFPQLILIGIGEAFHFPGQVALYYQEFPTSLRSTATAMISLIIGISFYLSTALIDLIRKVTGWLPDNINDGRLDNVYWVMVGIGVLNFGYFLGCAKLYKYQNVEKVADESSSSSDK